In the genome of Dermatobacter hominis, the window CGCCGCCAGTTGCGGTTGAGGTCGACGTTCGACTCGTTCTCCCGGCGCCACCACGCCATCCCCCACGGGTTGACGGCGTGCACCACCACGACGTCCACGTCGTCCGGCAGGTCGCCCGGCCCGGTCCGGGCGATGAGATCGCACTGCAGGACCGATCCGATGAACCCCTCCACGCCGTGCACGCCTGACATCACGAGCAGCGCTCGGGACGCGTCGCCAGGACCGAACGTGGTCACGTCGATCGTCAGCTCCTGACCCTCAGGGCCCCGAGCCTCGATGGGGAAGGACTCGACCTCGAGCGAGGCGCGGGCGACCTCGTGGCGGAACCTCGTCCGGCATTCGTCGTAGCTCAGGGGCACTCGGCGCACGGAAGGAGGGGTCGTCGCGATCACGTTCGCTCCAGTGCGGACCTGGTCCGTCGGCGGCACCGCATCAATCTGGCAGACGTCGGGGGTGCCGTGCGGCCGACGAGCGCATGCGACCTGCATCCGATCGGCGACCGGGAGCGAACGACGTGATGTGTGGGCGGCACCCGGCCGGACCACCGACATGGAGGAACCATGCGTCGCATCCTGATCACCGTGACGGCCGCGCTCGCCGTCGTCCTGGGAGGGCTGGCGTCCACCGCCGGCGCCCAGGACACCTCGAGCCAGAACATCGTGCAGATCGCCCAGTCCAAGCCGGAGTTCTCCACCCTCGTGCAGGCGGTCACGGCGGCCGGTCTCGCCGAGACGCTGTCGGGCCCCGGCCCGTTCACCGTCTTCGCCCCGACCAACGCCGCCTTCGAGGCGCTGCCGGCCGGCACGCTCGACACCCTGCTCGAGGACCCGACGGGCCAGCTCGCCAACATCCTGAAGCTGCACGTCGTGTCGGGCGCCGTCGACTCCAAGGCCGCCATCGCCGCGGCGGGCGGCACCGTCGACACGCTCGGCGGTCCCGTGTCGGTCTCGCTCGACGGCGACACGCTCATGGTCGGCGGCGCGAAGGTCACCACCGCGGACATCACGGCGTCCAACGGCATCATCCACGTGATCGACGCCGTGATCACCAAGCCGGCGACCTCGGCCGACGCGTCGATGCCCTCGGGCGTCGACACCGGTACCGACGGCCTCGCCGCCGACGGCCCGGCCGGAGCGCTCGTGGTGGTCCTCGCGGTGCTGGCCGGCGTGGCCCTGGTCGGTGTCGGCACCTCGGGTGTCGTCCTTGCCCGGGCCCGCCGTCGCTCCTGAGCGATCGGTCGCCTGACCGTGACCCCGGCCCGTGCCCGCGCCGTGATGGCAGCATCCCTCGTGCTGCTCGTCGTGGTCGTCGCGGCGTGGCGCGTGGCCGCTGCCGGTGAGGGGAGCGCCGACCTGGTCGGCGCTCCCCTCACCACCACGTCCACGACGGCCGGGATCCAGCTCGGGGGACCAGCGTCCGAGGCGACGACCACGCTGCCGCCGGTCCTTCAGCCGGCATCGGCGCCGGTCGCGCTCCCGGGGCTCCCCGCCCGCATCGCCATCCCGGCCCTCGGGGTGGACGACCCGGTCGTGCCCGTCGGGGCGACGCCCGACGGCCGCATGGCCGTTCCGGGCGTCGCCGAGGCGGGCTGGTGGTCCCCCGGACCGAGGCCCGGCTCGGGGCACGGCTCGTCGGTCGTGGCCGCGCACGTCGACTACGACGGGCGACCCGGAGTGTTCCGTGATCTGCAGCGCCTCGAGGCCGGCACCGAGGTCGTGGTCACCGACGACGCCGGCACGGCCCACCGCTACGTCGTGCGGGAGCGGTTCCAGGTGTCCAAGGAGCAGCTCCCCCGGGGCGAGCTCTTCCGCACCGG includes:
- a CDS encoding class F sortase; this encodes MAASLVLLVVVVAAWRVAAAGEGSADLVGAPLTTTSTTAGIQLGGPASEATTTLPPVLQPASAPVALPGLPARIAIPALGVDDPVVPVGATPDGRMAVPGVAEAGWWSPGPRPGSGHGSSVVAAHVDYDGRPGVFRDLQRLEAGTEVVVTDDAGTAHRYVVRERFQVSKEQLPRGELFRTGGPPVLTLITCGGEFDRDRRHYDDNIVIRAEPVI
- a CDS encoding fasciclin domain-containing protein, with the protein product MRRILITVTAALAVVLGGLASTAGAQDTSSQNIVQIAQSKPEFSTLVQAVTAAGLAETLSGPGPFTVFAPTNAAFEALPAGTLDTLLEDPTGQLANILKLHVVSGAVDSKAAIAAAGGTVDTLGGPVSVSLDGDTLMVGGAKVTTADITASNGIIHVIDAVITKPATSADASMPSGVDTGTDGLAADGPAGALVVVLAVLAGVALVGVGTSGVVLARARRRS